The DNA window CTCAACAAGGATCGCGACGGTCTGGAAAAGGCTGACCCGTTCGAGGATCCGCTCATCGAACGCGAGAGGGTGCGCGGGTATGGAGCGTTCGGCTTTCGGGAGGGTGACACGATGCTCCTGGCTGAGTTCAATCGGCAGTTGGGCACCTTCATCGGGACGCCCGAGCACTTGAAGCTCGTCGAGCCGTTCGGGTTCGGCAAGCCGCAGCTGCCGGGAAGAATGACCGCCAAAGAGCTCTGCGGGGAAAGCTAGAACCCGTAGGACGCTAGGTAGGGCCGCCTCGCCGAGGCGGCCGCGCTCGCGGTGCCCCCGGCGCTCGCTGCCCGGCGCGCTCGACGAGCGCGCCCTACCGTGGACTCAAAACTCACAACTGCATGCTCGACTTGCTCCCCGATCTGCTGCGTGGCCTCGTCGTGACGCTGCAGTTGACGGCGGGCGGGGCCTGTCTCGCGCTCGTCCTGGCCTTCGCGGGTGGCTTGGGCCGCATGAGCGGCAACCGCATGGTGCGCGCTGGGGCGGGTCTCTACATCGAGATGTTTCGGGGCACGTCCGCGCTCGTCCAGTTGTTCTGGGTCTATTTCGTCTTGCCCTTTTTCGGCATGGAAATCGAGGCGATCACTGCAGGCATCCTCGTGCTCGGGCTGAACATCGGCGCATATGGCTCGGAAGTGGTCCGCGGCGCGATTCAGTCGGTGCCGGCCGGGCAGTACGAGGCCGCGACGGCGCTGAACCTCTCCGCGCGGCGTGCGTTCTGGCGGATCGCCGTGCCGCAGGCTCTGCCCATCATGGTGCCGTCCGCGGGCAACCTGCTGATTGAGTTGCTGAAGAGCAGCGCGCTCGTATCGCTCATCACCACGAGCGAGCTGACCTTTACGGCACAGACGCTGCGCGCCAGCACGCTGCGCACACCAGAGATCTTCGTCC is part of the Luteitalea sp. genome and encodes:
- the ehuC gene encoding ectoine/hydroxyectoine ABC transporter permease subunit EhuC, which gives rise to MLDLLPDLLRGLVVTLQLTAGGACLALVLAFAGGLGRMSGNRMVRAGAGLYIEMFRGTSALVQLFWVYFVLPFFGMEIEAITAGILVLGLNIGAYGSEVVRGAIQSVPAGQYEAATALNLSARRAFWRIAVPQALPIMVPSAGNLLIELLKSSALVSLITTSELTFTAQTLRASTLRTPEIFVLVLLIYFGVALVFTYGMRTLEQRLSFWRQPGSRA